The Oryzias latipes chromosome 1, ASM223467v1 genome contains a region encoding:
- the LOC105357989 gene encoding PC4 and SFRS1-interacting protein-like isoform X2 translates to MYACMHAPVCTHAPVCTHAPVCTHAPVCIPHFQTSELVVWTACRLGGNLSDKGSPIHIFEAYCPGGFVAAHPVTRCHEEALPALACPEGSSQKESTDVSKAKRGRKKKSDSEQENEKDEAPASPVSPSGGDPLKRRGRKPKSEKLHLLQQQDHHGSGSEMSVPPKKEVLHLHLFLGKQQNQRKRGRGHRRTRPTVKKKGGRRGKVVKARSWNAKSRKPRRRGRPKTTARLALTMTRPNKDGAKKTEAGVKKKEMSTDMKIQRLHTQIKMSLKIDNLDVKKCLDALDEISSLQVTPQHLQKHGDLISTLKKIRRFKASQDIMDKATMLYNKFKSMFLVGEGDCVLSQELNKSLAEQRQYEEAKKAEQVKENAADSTDKMTNGEMSPAEKKEEMEQEKFLEDSSAAENHRMLIASSTTSRVWLLKWMKILNKCVKQKSLWKKQKKP, encoded by the exons atgtatgcatgcatgcatgcaccgGTATGCACGCATGCACCGGTATGCACGCATGCACCGGTATGCACGCATGCACCGGTATGCATCCCCCACTTTCAGACCAGCGAGCTGGTGGTGTGGACGGCTTGCAGACTTGGGGGCAATCTCTCTGACAAGGGCTCTCCTATCCATATCTTCGAGGCTTACTGCCCCGGAGGTTTTGTAGCAGCGCACCCAGTAACGAGATGTCATGAGGAAGCTTTACCAGCTTTAGCCTGCCCTGAG GGATCATCTCAGAAAGAATCAACAGATGTTTCAAAAGCCaagagaggaagaaagaaaaag AGTGACTCagaacaagaaaatgaaaaagatgaagCCCCTGCAAGTCCTGTCAGTCCATCTG gTGGAGATCCTCTTAAACGACGAGGCAGGAAGCCCAAAAGTGAGAAGTTGCATTTGCTTCAGCAACAAGACCATCACGGATCAGGAAGTGAAATGTCAGTACCTCCCAAAAAAGAAGTGCTGCA TTTGCATCTTTTCTTAGGGAAACAGCAGAAccagagaaaaagaggaagagggcATCGGAGGACAAGACCCACAGTGAAGAagaaaggaggaagaagagggaagGTAGTAAAGGCAAGGAGTTGGAATGCAAAGAGCCGGAAGCCAAGAAGAAGAGGCAGACCAAAGACGACGGCTCGTCTGGCTCTGACGATGACGAG ACCAAACAAAGACGGCGCAAAGAAAACTGAGGCAGGGGTCAAGAAAAAAG AGATGTCTACTGACATGAAGATCCAGAGGCTCCACACGCAGATCAAAATGTCCCTGAAAATAGACAACCTG GATGTGAAGAAATGCTTGGATGCTTTAGATGAGatcagctctcttcaggtcacgCCTCAGCATCTTCAGAAACACGGTGATCTCATTTCCACACTCAAAAAG ATCCGCCGATTCAAAGCTAGCCAAGACATAATGGACAAAGCCACCATGCTGTATAACAAGTTCAAGAGCATGTTCCTGGTTGGAGAAGGGGACTGTGTGCTCAGCCAAGAGCTCAACAAGTCTTTAGCTGAACAGCGGCAATACGAGGAAGCAAAGAAAGCTGAGCAAGTCAAAGAAAACGCTGCAG ACTCTACTGACAAGATGACCAACGGTGAGATGAGTCCTGCAGAAAAGAAGGAAGAGATGGAGCAGGAGAAGTTCCTGGAAGACTCCTCAGCAGCAGAGAACCACAG GATGCTGATCGCTTCTTCAACCACATCAAGGGTTTGGCTCCTAAAGTGGATGAAAATTTTAAACAAGTGTGTGAAGCAGAAATCCCTatggaagaagcagaaaaagccaTGA
- the LOC105357989 gene encoding PC4 and SFRS1-interacting protein-like isoform X1, whose protein sequence is MYACMHAPVCTHAPVCTHAPVCTHAPVCIPHFQTSELVVWTACRLGGNLSDKGSPIHIFEAYCPGGFVAAHPVTRCHEEALPALACPEGSSQKESTDVSKAKRGRKKKSDSEQENEKDEAPASPVSPSGGDPLKRRGRKPKSEKLHLLQQQDHHGSGSEMETAEPEKKRKRASEDKTHSEEERRKKREGSKGKELECKEPEAKKKRQTKDDGSSGSDDDEENKGNNKKQQNSEMDKDVRRQKADEGKEPNKDGAKKTEAGVKKKEMSTDMKIQRLHTQIKMSLKIDNLDVKKCLDALDEISSLQVTPQHLQKHGDLISTLKKIRRFKASQDIMDKATMLYNKFKSMFLVGEGDCVLSQELNKSLAEQRQYEEAKKAEQVKENAADSTDKMTNGEMSPAEKKEEMEQEKFLEDSSAAENHRMLIASSTTSRVWLLKWMKILNKCVKQKSLWKKQKKP, encoded by the exons atgtatgcatgcatgcatgcaccgGTATGCACGCATGCACCGGTATGCACGCATGCACCGGTATGCACGCATGCACCGGTATGCATCCCCCACTTTCAGACCAGCGAGCTGGTGGTGTGGACGGCTTGCAGACTTGGGGGCAATCTCTCTGACAAGGGCTCTCCTATCCATATCTTCGAGGCTTACTGCCCCGGAGGTTTTGTAGCAGCGCACCCAGTAACGAGATGTCATGAGGAAGCTTTACCAGCTTTAGCCTGCCCTGAG GGATCATCTCAGAAAGAATCAACAGATGTTTCAAAAGCCaagagaggaagaaagaaaaag AGTGACTCagaacaagaaaatgaaaaagatgaagCCCCTGCAAGTCCTGTCAGTCCATCTG gTGGAGATCCTCTTAAACGACGAGGCAGGAAGCCCAAAAGTGAGAAGTTGCATTTGCTTCAGCAACAAGACCATCACGGATCAGGAAGTGAAAT GGAAACAGCAGAAccagagaaaaagaggaagagggcATCGGAGGACAAGACCCACAGTGAAGAagaaaggaggaagaagagggaagGTAGTAAAGGCAAGGAGTTGGAATGCAAAGAGCCGGAAGCCAAGAAGAAGAGGCAGACCAAAGACGACGGCTCGTCTGGCTCTGACGATGACGAG gAAAACAaaggtaataataaaaaacaacaaaactccgAAATGGACAAAGACGTGCGTCGGCAGAAAGCTGATGAAGGGAAAGA ACCAAACAAAGACGGCGCAAAGAAAACTGAGGCAGGGGTCAAGAAAAAAG AGATGTCTACTGACATGAAGATCCAGAGGCTCCACACGCAGATCAAAATGTCCCTGAAAATAGACAACCTG GATGTGAAGAAATGCTTGGATGCTTTAGATGAGatcagctctcttcaggtcacgCCTCAGCATCTTCAGAAACACGGTGATCTCATTTCCACACTCAAAAAG ATCCGCCGATTCAAAGCTAGCCAAGACATAATGGACAAAGCCACCATGCTGTATAACAAGTTCAAGAGCATGTTCCTGGTTGGAGAAGGGGACTGTGTGCTCAGCCAAGAGCTCAACAAGTCTTTAGCTGAACAGCGGCAATACGAGGAAGCAAAGAAAGCTGAGCAAGTCAAAGAAAACGCTGCAG ACTCTACTGACAAGATGACCAACGGTGAGATGAGTCCTGCAGAAAAGAAGGAAGAGATGGAGCAGGAGAAGTTCCTGGAAGACTCCTCAGCAGCAGAGAACCACAG GATGCTGATCGCTTCTTCAACCACATCAAGGGTTTGGCTCCTAAAGTGGATGAAAATTTTAAACAAGTGTGTGAAGCAGAAATCCCTatggaagaagcagaaaaagccaTGA
- the LOC105357989 gene encoding PC4 and SFRS1-interacting protein-like isoform X3, with the protein MSIFRDHLRKNQQMFQKPREEERKRVTQNKKMKKMKPLQVLSVHLVEILLNDEAGSPKVRSCICFSNKTITDQEVKWKQQNQRKRGRGHRRTRPTVKKKGGRRGKVVKARSWNAKSRKPRRRGRPKTTARLALTMTRPNKDGAKKTEAGVKKKEMSTDMKIQRLHTQIKMSLKIDNLDVKKCLDALDEISSLQVTPQHLQKHGDLISTLKKIRRFKASQDIMDKATMLYNKFKSMFLVGEGDCVLSQELNKSLAEQRQYEEAKKAEQVKENAADSTDKMTNGEMSPAEKKEEMEQEKFLEDSSAAENHRMLIASSTTSRVWLLKWMKILNKCVKQKSLWKKQKKP; encoded by the exons ATGTCCATTTTCAGGGATCATCTCAGAAAGAATCAACAGATGTTTCAAAAGCCaagagaggaagaaagaaaaag AGTGACTCagaacaagaaaatgaaaaagatgaagCCCCTGCAAGTCCTGTCAGTCCATCTG gTGGAGATCCTCTTAAACGACGAGGCAGGAAGCCCAAAAGTGAGAAGTTGCATTTGCTTCAGCAACAAGACCATCACGGATCAGGAAGTGAAAT GGAAACAGCAGAAccagagaaaaagaggaagagggcATCGGAGGACAAGACCCACAGTGAAGAagaaaggaggaagaagagggaagGTAGTAAAGGCAAGGAGTTGGAATGCAAAGAGCCGGAAGCCAAGAAGAAGAGGCAGACCAAAGACGACGGCTCGTCTGGCTCTGACGATGACGAG ACCAAACAAAGACGGCGCAAAGAAAACTGAGGCAGGGGTCAAGAAAAAAG AGATGTCTACTGACATGAAGATCCAGAGGCTCCACACGCAGATCAAAATGTCCCTGAAAATAGACAACCTG GATGTGAAGAAATGCTTGGATGCTTTAGATGAGatcagctctcttcaggtcacgCCTCAGCATCTTCAGAAACACGGTGATCTCATTTCCACACTCAAAAAG ATCCGCCGATTCAAAGCTAGCCAAGACATAATGGACAAAGCCACCATGCTGTATAACAAGTTCAAGAGCATGTTCCTGGTTGGAGAAGGGGACTGTGTGCTCAGCCAAGAGCTCAACAAGTCTTTAGCTGAACAGCGGCAATACGAGGAAGCAAAGAAAGCTGAGCAAGTCAAAGAAAACGCTGCAG ACTCTACTGACAAGATGACCAACGGTGAGATGAGTCCTGCAGAAAAGAAGGAAGAGATGGAGCAGGAGAAGTTCCTGGAAGACTCCTCAGCAGCAGAGAACCACAG GATGCTGATCGCTTCTTCAACCACATCAAGGGTTTGGCTCCTAAAGTGGATGAAAATTTTAAACAAGTGTGTGAAGCAGAAATCCCTatggaagaagcagaaaaagccaTGA
- the LOC105357989 gene encoding PC4 and SFRS1-interacting protein-like isoform X4, whose protein sequence is MFQKPREEERKRVTQNKKMKKMKPLQVLSVHLVEILLNDEAGSPKVRSCICFSNKTITDQEVKWKQQNQRKRGRGHRRTRPTVKKKGGRRGKVVKARSWNAKSRKPRRRGRPKTTARLALTMTRPNKDGAKKTEAGVKKKEMSTDMKIQRLHTQIKMSLKIDNLDVKKCLDALDEISSLQVTPQHLQKHGDLISTLKKIRRFKASQDIMDKATMLYNKFKSMFLVGEGDCVLSQELNKSLAEQRQYEEAKKAEQVKENAADSTDKMTNGEMSPAEKKEEMEQEKFLEDSSAAENHRMLIASSTTSRVWLLKWMKILNKCVKQKSLWKKQKKP, encoded by the exons ATGTTTCAAAAGCCaagagaggaagaaagaaaaag AGTGACTCagaacaagaaaatgaaaaagatgaagCCCCTGCAAGTCCTGTCAGTCCATCTG gTGGAGATCCTCTTAAACGACGAGGCAGGAAGCCCAAAAGTGAGAAGTTGCATTTGCTTCAGCAACAAGACCATCACGGATCAGGAAGTGAAAT GGAAACAGCAGAAccagagaaaaagaggaagagggcATCGGAGGACAAGACCCACAGTGAAGAagaaaggaggaagaagagggaagGTAGTAAAGGCAAGGAGTTGGAATGCAAAGAGCCGGAAGCCAAGAAGAAGAGGCAGACCAAAGACGACGGCTCGTCTGGCTCTGACGATGACGAG ACCAAACAAAGACGGCGCAAAGAAAACTGAGGCAGGGGTCAAGAAAAAAG AGATGTCTACTGACATGAAGATCCAGAGGCTCCACACGCAGATCAAAATGTCCCTGAAAATAGACAACCTG GATGTGAAGAAATGCTTGGATGCTTTAGATGAGatcagctctcttcaggtcacgCCTCAGCATCTTCAGAAACACGGTGATCTCATTTCCACACTCAAAAAG ATCCGCCGATTCAAAGCTAGCCAAGACATAATGGACAAAGCCACCATGCTGTATAACAAGTTCAAGAGCATGTTCCTGGTTGGAGAAGGGGACTGTGTGCTCAGCCAAGAGCTCAACAAGTCTTTAGCTGAACAGCGGCAATACGAGGAAGCAAAGAAAGCTGAGCAAGTCAAAGAAAACGCTGCAG ACTCTACTGACAAGATGACCAACGGTGAGATGAGTCCTGCAGAAAAGAAGGAAGAGATGGAGCAGGAGAAGTTCCTGGAAGACTCCTCAGCAGCAGAGAACCACAG GATGCTGATCGCTTCTTCAACCACATCAAGGGTTTGGCTCCTAAAGTGGATGAAAATTTTAAACAAGTGTGTGAAGCAGAAATCCCTatggaagaagcagaaaaagccaTGA
- the LOC111948728 gene encoding general vesicular transport factor p115-like produces the protein MLLCTWISNCPIAVTHFLHNQDNVPFLTAQISENLGEDERLVQGLCALLLGICIYHNDNSLENYTKEKLKQLIEKRIGKENFVEKLGFITKHELYSRAALKPQPVFPSPEQMLFDHEFTKLVKDLEGVITKAVHKSSEEDKKEEEVKKTLEQHDNIVTRYKELIREQDAQIQELKEQVAALSSQHEQMQATVAQQLSQIQQHKDQYNILKLKLGQSSSNTQKLTLTLLQFL, from the exons ATGCTGCTGTGCACATGGATCAGCAACTGTCCCATTGCTGTCACGCACTTCCTGCATAACCAGGATAACGTTCCCTTT CTGACGGCTCAGATCTCTGAGAACCTGGGAGAAGACGAGAGGCTGGTGCAGGGCCTTTGTGCGCTGCTGCTCGGCATCTGTATCTATCATAACGATAACTCACTGGAAAACTACACCAA GGAGAAGCTAAAGCAGCTGATTGAGAAGCGCATCGGAAAGGAGAACTTTGTGGAGAAGCTGGGCTTCATCACCAAACATGAACTGTATTCGCGGGCGGCCCTAAAGCCGCAGCCCGTCTTCCCGTCGCCGGAACAGATGCTGTTCGACCACGAGTTCACCAAGCTGGTCAAAGACCTGGAAG GGGTGATCACCAAAGCGGTTCACAAGTCCAGCGAGGAGGacaaaaaggaggaagaggtgAAGAAGACGTTGGAGCAGCACGACAACATCGTAACTCGATACAAGGAGCTGATCAGAGAACAG GATGCTCAGAtccaggagctgaaggagcaggTAGCAGCTCTGTCCTCCCAGCACGAGCAGATGCAGGCCACTGTCGCACAGCAGCTATCCCAGATCCAGCAGCACAAAGACCAGTACAACATCCTGAAGCTGAAACTAGGTCAGTCCTCGTCCAACACGCAAAAGCTCACTCTGACACTTTTACAGTTTCTATAA
- the LOC111947168 gene encoding general vesicular transport factor p115-like has protein sequence MDKVKQELSRMEDLGVITKIEEPTDWCSGMVVVPKKKTDKFFGSSSSDSLFGFLQGSKVQTRVGLLMLLCTWISNCPIAVTHFLHNQDNVPFLTAQISENLGEDERLVQGLCALLLGICIYHNDNSLENYTKEKLKQLIEKRIGKENFVEKLGFITKHELYSRAALKPQPVFPSPEQMLFDHEFTKLVKELEGVITKAVHKSSEEDKKEEEVKKTLEQHDNIVTRYKELIREQDAQIQELKEQVAALSSQHEQMQATVAQQLSQIQQHKDQYNILKLKLGQSSSNTQKLTLTLLQFL, from the exons ATGGACAAAGTGAAGCAGGAACTGTCCCGCATGGAAGACTTAGGTGTGATAACCAAAATAGAGGAGCCAACAGACTGGTGTTCTGGCATGGTGGTGGtacccaaaaagaaaacagacaag TTCTTTGG AAGCTCCTCGTCAGACTCACTGTTTGgttttctgcagggcagcaaaGTCCAGACCAGGGTGGGCCTCCTCATGCTGCTGTGCACATGGATCAGCAACTGTCCCATTGCTGTCACGCACTTCCTGCACAACCAGGATAACGTTCCCTTT CTGACGGCTCAGATCTCTGAGAACCTGGGAGAAGACGAGAGGCTGGTGCAGGGCCTTTGTGCGCTGCTGCTCGGCATCTGTATCTATCATAACGATAACTCACTGGAAAACTACACCAA GGAGAAGCTAAAGCAGCTGATTGAGAAGCGCATCGGAAAGGAGAACTTTGTGGAGAAGCTGGGCTTCATCACCAAACATGAACTGTATTCGCGGGCGGCCCTAAAGCCGCAGCCCGTCTTCCCGTCGCCGGAACAGATGCTGTTCGACCACGAGTTCACCAAGCTGGTCAAAGAACTGGAAG GGGTGATCACCAAAGCGGTTCACAAGTCCAGCGAGGAGGacaaaaaggaggaagaggtgAAGAAGACGTTGGAGCAGCACGACAACATCGTAACTCGATACAAGGAGCTGATCAGAGAACAG GATGCTCAGAtccaggagctgaaggagcaggTAGCAGCTCTGTCCTCCCAGCACGAGCAGATGCAGGCCACTGTCGCACAGCAGCTATCCCAGATCCAGCAGCACAAAGACCAGTACAACATCCTGAAGCTGAAACTAGGTCAGTCCTCGTCCAACACGCAAAAGCTCACTCTGACACTTTTACAGTTTCTATAA